In Rhodothermus marinus DSM 4252, a single genomic region encodes these proteins:
- a CDS encoding type II secretion system F family protein, protein MPVREFRFSGISVSGVPVQGTVLAPSMRAARKKLAELAEKHGFRPQLLQPRRTFIYKVRHPSGRVVTGEQKAYTAEELAQALRKMGLEVIRVERKVLDLQLKPPRTDIIMFVRLAANLLREKLPFDEVLNLLVNDVSSNALRQVIRDLNADLKAGMEAQQAFMKHQHVLGKFTAYMLGLASKSGNMAEIFESTARFLERQNEFHKSIRSAMITPAITIIALVATFIWYVWYIFPMTAGLLADLGMELPPMTAATLVFSQWLDRNILWLTLAFTAAVVGFVAFARSPRGQLIVHRWLIKLPIIGGLLHKLNIEIFCRVFAILYSNSGENISVIKIAAEACGNRYMEHRIKTVTVPLMVAQGMDLVRAMEASGVFTQMALARFRSGSETGNVRGAAEQMANYYESETTLKLKAVVEGIQTIIAILITIAIAVLTIISSEVALIQPSSTDLMRMGGR, encoded by the coding sequence ATGCCTGTCCGTGAGTTTCGCTTCAGTGGGATCAGTGTGAGCGGGGTGCCCGTGCAGGGCACGGTGCTGGCCCCCTCGATGCGGGCGGCCCGCAAGAAGCTCGCCGAGCTGGCCGAAAAGCACGGCTTCCGGCCCCAGCTCCTGCAGCCGCGCCGCACCTTCATCTACAAGGTGCGCCATCCCAGCGGACGGGTCGTCACCGGCGAGCAGAAGGCCTACACGGCCGAAGAGCTGGCCCAGGCCCTGCGCAAGATGGGCCTGGAGGTGATCCGCGTCGAGCGCAAGGTGCTCGACCTGCAGCTGAAGCCGCCCCGGACCGACATCATCATGTTCGTGCGCCTGGCGGCCAACCTGCTCCGCGAAAAGCTCCCCTTCGACGAAGTCCTGAACCTGCTCGTCAACGACGTTTCGTCCAACGCGCTGCGCCAGGTCATCCGCGACCTGAACGCCGATCTGAAAGCGGGCATGGAGGCGCAGCAGGCCTTCATGAAGCACCAGCACGTGCTGGGCAAGTTCACGGCCTACATGCTCGGCCTGGCCTCGAAAAGCGGCAACATGGCCGAGATCTTCGAATCGACCGCGCGCTTTCTGGAGCGCCAGAACGAGTTTCACAAAAGCATCCGCAGCGCGATGATCACGCCGGCCATCACGATCATCGCGCTGGTGGCCACGTTCATCTGGTACGTCTGGTACATCTTCCCGATGACGGCCGGGCTGCTGGCCGACCTGGGCATGGAGCTGCCGCCCATGACGGCCGCAACGCTGGTCTTTTCGCAATGGCTTGACCGTAACATCCTGTGGCTGACGCTCGCCTTTACAGCCGCGGTGGTCGGCTTCGTGGCGTTCGCCCGCTCGCCCAGAGGCCAGCTCATCGTCCACCGCTGGCTGATCAAGCTGCCCATCATCGGCGGCCTGCTGCACAAGCTCAACATCGAGATTTTCTGCCGGGTGTTCGCCATCCTGTATTCGAACAGCGGCGAAAACATCAGCGTGATCAAGATCGCCGCCGAGGCCTGCGGCAACCGCTACATGGAGCACCGGATCAAGACGGTCACGGTGCCGCTGATGGTGGCGCAGGGGATGGATCTGGTGCGGGCCATGGAGGCCAGCGGCGTCTTCACACAGATGGCACTGGCCCGCTTCCGCAGCGGCTCGGAGACCGGGAACGTGCGGGGCGCGGCCGAGCAGATGGCCAACTACTACGAAAGCGAAACCACGCTGAAACTGAAGGCGGTGGTCGAAGGCATTCAGACGATCATCGCCATCCTGATAACGATCGCCATCGCCGTCCTGACGATCATTTCCTCCGAGGTGGCCCTGATCCAGCCGTCGTCCACCGACCTGATGCGGATGGGCGGGCGATGA
- a CDS encoding ATPase, T2SS/T4P/T4SS family: MSWSDLFGRRRSPREWNEELRRLKFGTKQEESGKDDGTDAAGKAYPEDASDRPEPKPAEAQPLSGLWLELAGDGHAEDALPELPETPEPEEAEAETAEAEPSDRAAALTDVSAEVASARPQASLADATPGREGARQEPPRPKQEPTAEPPGASVDRGGVPPTARDSRTASLPEGAFMPELAEMFEDDVVMALLYGGAVRLDQIARAIVLRRRRPEQRLWRCLLEVPGVDRETVLAEAARVGGIAPAPVDEERPSVEFIKAILLLLPPSVQHMLFDWQLLPCGFAQGKEGGRVLLLATHDPTRPELKQVLQELRLPAELRYAPERILTKRLAELESFRPPVLEPEPPTPEAQPQVQAPEPEIDRTPAQPEPEPPEPVAETPTPEAADPDAVRKAALPESPEDDEPDGGVGLQEAGTAEVSEPAAPEIQPAEEVPATFAREAPPVADSPAEPLFEPLQGEALEEPKAETTPEAQAEAALETAPEVAVETLDAASDAIGDEKQEADAPEAADDGEDVPPPVKIVLDDLPELKAAIARDRVVSRLLEKDVVALHQVYQAYQRQQDEGLKEPLWRVLAQSDHVPQDAIYEEAARLYAFPIARLEPGKPSPEFVRSVMDTFEEEVRERLIELRVVPFEVDLDAQTGAVKLVLVTHDPMRPEVHRLVHRLKLERFELQYAPRGVIMQALMEAYPRRNEYLERVKEEAAYDLGTSYDAQTELIDEDALEAEINRSKLINLFEATLVEAVRQGASDIHIFPNNQKKVEIHFRIDGRLTRWHVEDKVHPEAFIAVIKDQSMNVDRFERDAAQDGFIQRWIDDHLIRFRVSVLPIANALEDLRSESIVIRVLDDRKVIKDLRLLGLNKKALERFERAIRQPHGMVIVTGPTGSGKSTTLYAALHQVVSPEVNVLTIEDPVEYIIPGVRQIKLNHKLGLEEALRAILRHDPDIVMVGEMRDRQTAELAIKLANTGHLTFSTLHTNDAPSAVSRLYKMGIEPFLIAYAINLVVAQRLIRKVCPACKVEDKDPDYVMLRKLGFTDEEIARTTFYKAGRDRNCKVCKGVGYKGRRAIVEAMYFSRTIRHMIVEAQGSIDEDALREQAIKEGMQTLRDAAREVVLAGETTIEEMIRVTTTEE; encoded by the coding sequence ATGAGCTGGAGTGATCTGTTCGGGCGCCGTCGTTCGCCTCGTGAATGGAACGAAGAGCTGCGGCGGCTGAAGTTCGGAACAAAGCAAGAGGAATCCGGCAAGGACGACGGGACCGACGCCGCCGGGAAAGCCTACCCGGAGGATGCCTCGGACCGGCCCGAGCCGAAGCCGGCTGAAGCGCAGCCGCTATCGGGGCTCTGGCTGGAACTGGCCGGGGATGGGCATGCCGAGGACGCGCTGCCGGAATTGCCGGAGACCCCCGAGCCGGAGGAAGCCGAGGCCGAAACCGCGGAGGCCGAGCCTTCGGATCGGGCCGCTGCGCTGACGGACGTGTCCGCCGAAGTGGCGTCGGCCCGGCCGCAGGCGAGTCTGGCCGATGCCACGCCGGGACGCGAGGGGGCGCGGCAGGAGCCGCCTCGTCCGAAGCAGGAACCCACCGCTGAGCCGCCGGGTGCTTCGGTCGATCGGGGCGGCGTGCCGCCGACCGCCCGCGATTCGCGGACCGCTTCGCTGCCGGAGGGCGCCTTCATGCCCGAACTGGCCGAGATGTTCGAAGACGACGTCGTGATGGCGCTGCTCTACGGCGGGGCGGTACGGCTGGATCAGATCGCGCGGGCCATCGTGCTGCGGCGGCGTCGGCCGGAGCAACGGCTCTGGCGTTGCCTGCTGGAAGTGCCCGGTGTCGATCGGGAGACTGTACTGGCCGAAGCGGCCCGTGTGGGTGGCATCGCACCGGCCCCGGTCGACGAAGAACGCCCCTCGGTCGAATTCATCAAGGCCATTCTGTTGCTCCTGCCGCCTTCGGTGCAGCACATGCTGTTCGACTGGCAGCTGCTGCCCTGCGGATTCGCCCAGGGAAAAGAGGGGGGGCGCGTGCTGCTGCTGGCCACGCACGACCCGACGCGGCCGGAATTGAAGCAGGTGCTTCAGGAACTGCGGCTTCCCGCAGAACTCCGGTATGCGCCCGAGCGCATTCTGACGAAGCGGCTGGCCGAATTGGAGAGCTTCCGACCGCCTGTGCTCGAGCCCGAGCCGCCAACCCCCGAAGCGCAACCACAGGTTCAGGCTCCGGAGCCTGAGATCGATAGAACGCCCGCGCAGCCAGAACCTGAGCCGCCGGAACCTGTCGCCGAAACGCCGACGCCGGAGGCGGCCGATCCGGATGCGGTCCGGAAAGCAGCGCTCCCGGAGTCCCCGGAAGACGACGAGCCGGACGGGGGCGTCGGCCTGCAGGAAGCCGGAACGGCCGAGGTGTCCGAACCGGCCGCGCCGGAAATCCAGCCTGCGGAAGAGGTACCGGCCACCTTCGCCCGGGAAGCTCCGCCGGTCGCCGATTCCCCGGCTGAACCGTTGTTCGAGCCGCTGCAGGGTGAGGCCCTGGAAGAACCGAAGGCGGAAACCACGCCCGAGGCTCAGGCCGAAGCGGCGCTCGAAACCGCGCCGGAAGTCGCCGTGGAAACGCTGGATGCCGCCTCCGACGCGATCGGCGACGAAAAGCAGGAAGCCGACGCCCCGGAAGCGGCGGACGATGGCGAGGACGTCCCGCCGCCGGTCAAGATCGTACTGGACGACCTGCCTGAGCTGAAGGCCGCCATCGCACGCGACCGGGTGGTGAGTCGGCTGCTTGAAAAAGACGTGGTGGCGCTGCATCAGGTCTATCAGGCCTATCAGCGGCAACAGGACGAAGGGCTCAAGGAACCGCTCTGGCGCGTGCTGGCGCAGAGCGACCACGTGCCGCAGGACGCCATCTACGAAGAGGCCGCCCGGCTGTATGCCTTTCCCATTGCCAGGCTGGAGCCGGGCAAGCCCAGCCCGGAATTCGTGCGCTCGGTGATGGACACCTTCGAAGAGGAGGTACGCGAGCGCCTGATCGAGCTGCGCGTGGTGCCTTTCGAGGTCGATCTGGATGCCCAGACCGGCGCTGTCAAGCTCGTGCTGGTCACGCACGATCCCATGCGGCCCGAGGTGCACCGCCTGGTGCACCGGCTCAAGCTGGAGCGCTTCGAACTCCAGTATGCGCCCCGGGGCGTGATCATGCAGGCGCTGATGGAGGCCTACCCGCGTCGCAACGAATACCTGGAGCGCGTCAAAGAAGAAGCCGCCTACGATCTGGGCACGAGCTACGACGCCCAGACCGAGCTGATCGACGAAGACGCGCTGGAGGCCGAGATCAACCGCTCCAAGCTGATCAACCTCTTCGAAGCGACGCTCGTCGAAGCCGTCCGCCAGGGGGCCTCCGACATCCACATCTTCCCGAACAATCAGAAGAAAGTAGAAATCCATTTCCGCATCGATGGTCGGCTCACGCGCTGGCACGTGGAGGACAAAGTGCATCCCGAAGCGTTCATCGCGGTCATCAAGGACCAGTCGATGAACGTGGACCGCTTCGAGCGCGATGCGGCGCAGGATGGCTTCATCCAGCGCTGGATCGACGACCACCTCATCCGCTTCCGCGTCTCCGTACTCCCCATCGCCAACGCGCTCGAAGACCTGCGCTCGGAGTCGATCGTCATCCGTGTGCTCGACGACCGCAAGGTCATCAAAGATCTGCGGCTGCTCGGGCTCAACAAGAAGGCGCTGGAGCGCTTCGAGCGGGCCATTCGCCAGCCGCACGGCATGGTGATCGTCACCGGGCCCACCGGCAGCGGTAAAAGCACCACGCTCTACGCCGCCCTCCACCAGGTCGTCAGCCCCGAGGTGAACGTGCTGACGATCGAGGATCCGGTCGAGTACATCATCCCCGGCGTGCGCCAGATCAAGCTCAACCACAAGCTGGGGCTGGAGGAGGCGCTGCGGGCCATCCTGCGGCACGACCCCGACATCGTGATGGTCGGTGAGATGCGCGATCGCCAGACGGCCGAGCTGGCCATCAAGCTGGCCAACACGGGGCACCTGACGTTTTCGACGCTGCACACGAACGACGCCCCCAGTGCGGTGAGCCGGCTCTACAAGATGGGGATCGAGCCGTTCCTGATCGCCTATGCGATCAACCTGGTCGTGGCCCAGCGCCTGATCCGCAAGGTGTGTCCGGCCTGCAAGGTGGAAGACAAAGACCCCGACTACGTGATGCTCCGCAAACTGGGCTTCACGGACGAGGAGATCGCGCGCACCACCTTCTACAAGGCCGGTCGCGACCGTAACTGCAAGGTCTGCAAGGGCGTCGGCTACAAGGGCCGGCGGGCGATCGTCGAGGCTATGTACTTCTCGCGGACGATCCGACACATGATCGTCGAAGCGCAGGGATCCATCGACGAAGACGCGCTGCGTGAGCAGGCGATCAAAGAGGGCATGCAGACGCTGCGCGACGCCGCCCGCGAGGTCGTGCTGGCCGGCGAAACCACCATTGAGGAGATGATCCGGGTGACGACGACCGAGGAGTAG
- a CDS encoding type IV pilus twitching motility protein PilT gives MSNGNPALAELLAQHASAAQRPRVRPVPPLPKICKTILESVPPSLVGEDRARYLAEQVNALLDKDRTLLREHMQLLVKRMLDLNASDLDMGGPASNGFVWYRVHGDKRPYEEMGTYSCDEAALLMLNLLTERQLQLFFEECSLDFSYELPIEGRNGMPRRFRATVYFDMDHVALNMRAISDEIRPLKSLGFHPLIERGLMFRHVRDGLTLVTGVTGSGKSTTLDAIIDANNDDVYAHVVIIARPIEYVHRSRKCLIRHREVGRDVRTFKDGIVQALRQDPDIIVIGEMRDPETISAALEITDSGHKVFSTLHTSSAVETIDRIVAEYPPDEQDRVRNRLADVLRCVISQKLVPKIGGGRILAKEVLWMTPSARAAIKNKNTGEIYQMMWEGGALGMTTLEQDLYRLVRQQLITPEVAFDFANNKRRLQQLLQ, from the coding sequence ATGTCGAACGGCAATCCCGCGCTGGCCGAACTGCTGGCGCAACATGCCTCGGCGGCCCAGCGGCCGCGTGTGCGGCCCGTGCCGCCGTTGCCGAAGATCTGCAAGACGATTCTGGAGTCGGTGCCCCCTTCCCTGGTGGGGGAAGACCGGGCCCGCTACCTGGCCGAGCAGGTCAACGCGCTGCTCGACAAGGACCGCACGTTGCTGCGCGAGCACATGCAACTGCTGGTCAAGCGCATGCTGGATCTGAATGCCAGCGACCTGGACATGGGCGGGCCGGCCTCGAACGGCTTCGTCTGGTACCGCGTGCACGGCGACAAGCGGCCCTACGAAGAGATGGGCACCTACTCCTGCGACGAGGCCGCGCTGCTCATGCTGAACCTGCTCACCGAGCGTCAGCTCCAGCTCTTTTTCGAGGAGTGCTCGCTGGACTTTTCCTACGAGCTGCCCATCGAGGGCCGCAACGGCATGCCCCGGCGCTTCCGCGCCACGGTCTATTTCGACATGGACCACGTGGCGCTGAACATGCGCGCCATCAGCGACGAGATCCGCCCGCTCAAAAGCCTGGGCTTCCATCCGCTGATCGAGCGCGGCCTGATGTTCCGGCACGTGCGTGACGGACTGACGCTCGTGACGGGCGTCACGGGCTCCGGTAAGAGCACGACGCTGGATGCCATCATCGACGCCAACAACGACGACGTTTACGCGCACGTGGTCATCATCGCCCGGCCGATCGAGTACGTGCACCGCTCGCGCAAGTGCCTGATTCGCCACCGCGAGGTCGGACGCGACGTGCGCACCTTCAAAGACGGCATCGTGCAGGCGCTCCGCCAGGACCCCGATATCATCGTCATCGGCGAGATGCGCGATCCCGAGACGATCTCGGCCGCGCTGGAAATCACCGACTCGGGGCACAAGGTCTTCTCCACGCTGCATACCAGCTCGGCCGTGGAGACGATCGACCGTATCGTGGCCGAATATCCGCCCGACGAGCAGGACCGCGTGCGCAACCGCCTGGCCGATGTGCTGCGCTGCGTGATCTCCCAGAAGCTGGTACCCAAGATCGGCGGCGGACGCATTCTGGCCAAGGAAGTGCTCTGGATGACGCCGTCGGCGCGGGCGGCCATCAAAAACAAGAACACCGGCGAAATCTACCAGATGATGTGGGAAGGCGGGGCGCTGGGCATGACAACCCTGGAACAGGATTTGTACCGTCTGGTCCGGCAGCAATTGATCACGCCGGAAGTGGCGTTCGATTTCGCCAACAACAAGCGTCGCCTGCAGCAATTGCTGCAATGA
- a CDS encoding PilN domain-containing protein gives MKAKQQKVARTKAPYVLGVTIAGRTVYAVLLKREGDGLEVVRRFTRQRVARFASVQQGVPEVKGQEAGGDFSIQFGGGGGGATPFLKSEFDLSGDGAGGEQAPPASLFTMELTDILAECREAGYGDPEVAFCLPSVELAYVELRLPRRARVKDQETGPVDRKALLELLEQQVGTALEEEQVAFLPMTPSDAETHRFLAIYPRPSEPVTATLQALKAESNRKLPRTRLFETEVSLYLGLVRTALRQLVPEAPEARSLVLRVGSDDTLVLFVQGETLQHAESLRSLTVHDTPETICSRILLLQDEYGIGEVAYVFLVGEQGEADIQRSLEVFFPNARVENLRHYLPLDDQEIGPGSLAAQLAALRLVGDPDFLKAFEPVNLFPSSLRRRWELPFGWHVWALYALLFVTTLFFVWRYLTLEAEIGERQERLRRLPPAIAETDARALQARIDSLNARTQQALRALDVLDSLLVGSDRWSRSLAQLSREVAAVRGIWVDSWSPRTSGVELKGSAVARDRVVELARRLNGVIRSLTFSEIREWPVYAFVIEIPLPNELPEPARYLREQFAANTQATQSKPSNP, from the coding sequence ATGAAGGCGAAGCAGCAGAAGGTCGCACGCACGAAGGCCCCTTACGTACTGGGCGTTACGATTGCGGGCCGTACGGTTTACGCCGTGCTGCTCAAGCGCGAAGGAGACGGGCTGGAGGTCGTGCGGCGCTTTACGCGTCAGCGCGTGGCCCGTTTTGCCAGCGTGCAGCAGGGCGTGCCGGAAGTCAAAGGCCAGGAAGCCGGCGGCGACTTCTCCATCCAGTTTGGCGGGGGAGGCGGGGGCGCGACGCCGTTCCTGAAGTCGGAGTTCGACCTGAGTGGCGACGGAGCCGGCGGAGAACAGGCGCCGCCTGCTTCGCTCTTCACGATGGAGCTTACCGACATCCTGGCCGAATGCCGGGAAGCCGGCTACGGCGATCCGGAAGTGGCCTTCTGCCTGCCCTCAGTGGAGCTGGCCTATGTGGAACTCCGGCTGCCGCGGCGCGCGCGGGTGAAGGACCAGGAGACCGGTCCGGTCGATCGCAAGGCGCTGCTGGAGCTGCTGGAGCAGCAGGTAGGAACGGCGCTCGAAGAGGAGCAGGTGGCCTTTCTGCCGATGACGCCCTCCGACGCCGAGACGCATCGGTTTCTGGCCATCTACCCGCGTCCCAGCGAGCCGGTGACGGCCACGCTCCAGGCGCTCAAGGCCGAATCGAACCGAAAGCTACCCCGCACGCGGCTGTTCGAGACCGAAGTCTCGCTCTACCTGGGGCTGGTGCGAACGGCCCTGCGCCAGCTTGTTCCGGAGGCGCCCGAGGCGCGCTCGCTGGTGCTGCGCGTGGGTTCCGACGATACGCTGGTGCTCTTCGTGCAGGGCGAGACGCTCCAGCATGCCGAAAGCCTGCGCTCGCTGACCGTACACGACACGCCCGAAACGATCTGCAGCCGCATTCTGCTGCTGCAGGACGAATACGGCATCGGCGAGGTGGCGTACGTCTTTCTGGTCGGCGAGCAGGGCGAGGCCGACATCCAGCGTAGCCTGGAGGTTTTCTTCCCGAACGCCCGCGTCGAAAACCTGCGGCACTACCTGCCGCTGGACGATCAGGAGATCGGCCCGGGCTCGCTGGCGGCGCAGCTGGCCGCGCTGCGTCTGGTGGGCGATCCGGACTTCCTGAAAGCCTTCGAGCCGGTCAACCTCTTCCCGTCCAGCCTGCGGCGGCGCTGGGAGCTGCCTTTCGGCTGGCACGTGTGGGCGCTCTACGCGCTGCTGTTTGTCACCACGCTCTTTTTCGTATGGCGCTACCTGACGCTCGAAGCCGAAATCGGCGAGCGTCAGGAGCGGCTGCGTCGGCTTCCACCGGCCATCGCCGAGACCGACGCGCGGGCGCTGCAGGCCCGGATCGACAGCCTCAACGCGCGCACGCAACAGGCGCTGCGGGCACTCGACGTGCTCGACTCGCTGCTGGTGGGGAGCGACCGCTGGAGCCGATCTCTGGCTCAGCTCTCCCGCGAGGTGGCCGCCGTGCGGGGCATCTGGGTCGATAGCTGGAGCCCGCGCACCAGTGGCGTCGAACTGAAAGGCAGCGCCGTCGCCCGGGATCGCGTCGTGGAGCTGGCCCGGCGGCTCAACGGCGTCATCCGCTCGTTGACCTTCTCGGAAATCCGCGAGTGGCCGGTCTATGCCTTCGTGATCGAGATCCCGTTGCCCAACGAGCTGCCCGAGCCGGCCCGCTATCTGCGCGAGCAGTTTGCCGCCAACACGCAGGCTACGCAGTCGAAACCCTCGAATCCGTAA
- a CDS encoding type II secretion system protein GspD, whose amino-acid sequence MEPVQTRTWIATALGLLLIGSLLAWPGLSQDRPPQRVMRTYVPPDQLVSFLPTTPLNQFFELLNPIFQRVTGKQIVDPEERTDPIGVSISGMHFFDAFELVLQTKGLTYRETDKFFIIEKAPEKTEVVIGPRRATGEAGAVQAGAVLPATVDTREIQINAILFSVNLTKARDIGINWDQFFGLTTGTGTGTGGTTGGGTSGTGGQNNVEFYLKTEDLFDPLAPLIEAPNRISFRQLTNFLRFLETEGIGETVASPQITVQSGEQGRIQIGSDVPIQTRDFAGNTITQFVSTGIIIDVTPTLLVEPAADTAGAPLIEFVHLDVMVENSSATPSAAGLIIDRNTADTQVLLLDGEQTIIGGLYSTRESISRKGIPFLKDLPWWFFGLRYIFGRTQRTITQSELLIVLQVKVLDPLTARASRPLERNLLERSRRELMERLERFSEQTARQTRMPRN is encoded by the coding sequence ATGGAGCCTGTGCAGACAAGAACCTGGATCGCGACTGCGCTCGGTCTACTGCTGATCGGGAGCCTGCTGGCCTGGCCCGGTCTGTCGCAGGACCGGCCGCCCCAGCGGGTCATGCGCACCTACGTGCCGCCCGATCAACTGGTGTCGTTTCTGCCCACGACGCCGCTGAATCAGTTCTTCGAGCTGCTCAACCCGATCTTTCAGCGGGTGACGGGTAAGCAGATCGTCGATCCCGAGGAGCGCACCGACCCGATCGGGGTTTCCATCTCAGGCATGCACTTTTTCGATGCGTTCGAACTGGTATTGCAGACGAAAGGACTGACCTACCGGGAGACCGACAAGTTCTTCATCATCGAGAAGGCACCGGAAAAAACCGAGGTGGTGATCGGGCCCCGTCGGGCTACCGGAGAGGCCGGTGCCGTGCAGGCCGGTGCCGTGTTGCCGGCCACCGTCGATACGCGCGAAATCCAGATCAACGCGATTCTCTTCAGCGTGAACCTGACCAAAGCGCGGGACATCGGCATCAACTGGGATCAGTTTTTCGGGCTGACGACCGGTACGGGCACCGGAACCGGAGGAACTACCGGCGGCGGAACGAGCGGTACCGGAGGACAGAATAACGTGGAGTTTTACCTGAAGACAGAGGATCTTTTCGATCCGCTGGCGCCCCTGATCGAAGCCCCTAACCGCATCAGCTTCCGACAGCTCACCAACTTCCTGCGCTTTCTGGAAACGGAAGGCATCGGCGAAACCGTTGCCAGTCCGCAGATCACGGTGCAGAGCGGTGAGCAGGGACGGATCCAGATCGGTTCGGACGTGCCCATTCAGACGCGCGACTTTGCCGGCAACACGATCACGCAGTTCGTCTCGACGGGCATCATCATCGACGTGACGCCCACGCTGCTGGTCGAGCCGGCGGCCGACACGGCCGGGGCCCCGCTGATCGAGTTTGTGCACCTGGACGTCATGGTCGAAAACTCCAGCGCCACGCCGTCGGCGGCCGGCCTGATCATCGATCGCAATACGGCCGACACGCAGGTGCTGCTGCTCGACGGCGAGCAGACGATCATCGGGGGACTGTACTCGACGCGCGAGTCGATCTCACGCAAGGGTATTCCCTTCCTGAAGGATCTGCCCTGGTGGTTCTTCGGGTTGCGCTACATCTTCGGGCGCACGCAGCGCACGATTACGCAGTCGGAGCTGCTGATCGTGCTGCAGGTGAAGGTGCTCGATCCGCTGACGGCGCGGGCAAGCCGTCCCCTGGAGCGCAACCTGCTGGAACGCAGCCGACGTGAGTTGATGGAACGGTTGGAGCGGTTCAGCGAGCAAACGGCGCGTCAGACGCGCATGCCGCGCAACTGA
- a CDS encoding M28 family peptidase: protein MYRLLVISGLALGLAACGPAPRPAEEGPVQLHEPDNPLLLAEHLDVLLRPEMQGRVTGSRSFALAAQYVEDRMREFRLQPALEGHYRIVYDARVHLPWPAVLGWADRDTAAFLPGLEFWPDARSDTGRVVADRVALCVQPRTCPAAPVWVLPDTSAEATSRLAPARSVQAVLRVGPLRPTLTDAPIPGLRLLQLTPEAAARLLALPASALRAHLTDTASVTLQLRRPIFLRVRRMGEPRVGALNVLGFVAGKDPGFRNELVIVCADLDVVALPGSPLLFDGAHLGEGVAALLELARFYSTLASYWPQPRRTLLFAVWSGARQGHQGLRAYLRKPLWDPTATRRIVYLDPDPGTLAELHRLAEQYGMTLTPVLPPDSLQEDRRVFWRVPSEWQQIYRRIYNAPAAVSIPEPEKLRMRALQRARALVRAAQAILLPEAITPGPWTPVPEDTLRPPVTENHP from the coding sequence ATGTACCGTCTGCTGGTCATTTCGGGGCTCGCACTGGGGCTGGCGGCCTGCGGGCCGGCGCCGCGTCCGGCAGAGGAGGGCCCGGTTCAACTCCATGAGCCGGACAACCCGCTGTTGCTGGCCGAGCATCTGGACGTGCTGCTGCGGCCGGAGATGCAGGGGCGGGTGACGGGCTCGCGCAGCTTCGCGCTGGCGGCGCAGTACGTGGAGGACCGCATGCGGGAATTCCGGCTGCAGCCGGCGCTGGAAGGACATTATCGGATCGTTTACGATGCCCGCGTGCACCTGCCCTGGCCGGCCGTGCTGGGCTGGGCCGATCGGGATACGGCGGCCTTTCTACCCGGATTGGAATTCTGGCCCGATGCGCGCAGCGATACCGGACGCGTGGTGGCCGATCGGGTGGCGCTCTGTGTGCAACCGAGGACCTGTCCCGCTGCCCCGGTCTGGGTGCTGCCGGATACGTCTGCAGAAGCAACGTCGCGCCTGGCGCCGGCGCGTTCGGTGCAGGCCGTGCTGCGGGTGGGGCCGCTGCGTCCCACGCTGACCGACGCCCCGATTCCCGGGCTTCGGCTTCTGCAGCTCACGCCGGAGGCGGCCGCCCGCCTGCTGGCACTGCCTGCGTCCGCGCTGCGGGCCCATCTGACCGACACGGCGTCCGTGACGCTGCAACTCCGACGCCCGATCTTCCTCCGGGTGCGGCGTATGGGCGAACCGCGCGTGGGCGCGCTGAACGTGCTGGGTTTCGTGGCGGGCAAAGATCCCGGGTTCCGGAACGAACTGGTGATCGTGTGCGCCGATCTGGACGTCGTGGCCCTGCCGGGCAGTCCGCTGCTTTTCGACGGCGCACACCTGGGCGAAGGGGTGGCGGCGCTGCTGGAGCTGGCCCGTTTCTACAGCACGCTGGCCAGCTACTGGCCGCAGCCCCGCCGTACGCTGCTGTTTGCGGTCTGGTCGGGTGCCCGACAGGGCCACCAGGGATTACGCGCCTATCTCCGGAAGCCGTTGTGGGATCCGACCGCCACGCGCCGGATCGTCTATCTGGATCCGGATCCCGGGACGCTCGCCGAACTGCACCGACTGGCCGAACAATATGGCATGACGCTCACGCCGGTTCTACCGCCCGATTCGTTGCAGGAGGACCGAAGGGTTTTCTGGCGGGTGCCTTCCGAGTGGCAACAGATCTACCGGCGGATCTACAACGCCCCGGCCGCTGTTTCAATACCTGAGCCTGAAAAGCTCCGCATGCGCGCATTGCAACGTGCCCGTGCGCTGGTCCGGGCGGCACAGGCGATCCTGTTACCGGAGGCGATCACCCCGGGCCCGTGGACGCCTGTGCCTGAAGATACGCTTCGTCCGCCCGTAACCGAAAACCACCCATGA